The proteins below are encoded in one region of Oncorhynchus masou masou isolate Uvic2021 chromosome 15, UVic_Omas_1.1, whole genome shotgun sequence:
- the LOC135555963 gene encoding LOW QUALITY PROTEIN: SH2B adapter protein 1-like (The sequence of the model RefSeq protein was modified relative to this genomic sequence to represent the inferred CDS: deleted 2 bases in 1 codon), with protein MNGSLLTPPSPRVANSSPLPLSPSPSPSPPSPSLLPMFPRPPPLPPPLAQPHPSSLSDTPTPSPCLSWTEFCELHARMAAGDFARHFRAFLLENPHYSPDSAAAFCRRFTDRFVRHFQSELEGVAGRGTAPGMEAGSWAPQSDATSLEEEAVSPPPATEGASYHPCAPANPVRALPKPASTRLVLETRSGDQFQDSYAVTTVLPPSSSSSCSSSVGGGNNGRREERGAPVTVKHFTGVGPGNGETTAEEEDSWAGVTVMEEEVEPDEGEEELEVCLDNEDPSHMPQTPASPCSDTTPPRSKGNGTPASAGSQSKTKLKKRFSLRSVGRSVRGSVRGILHWRSSSSDSPQSSSQLPSSYSYTMGVQDACTGSSSKRNSGTQPPTPTSSMPVSLSLPLSLPHSSSSSLPPSSSSSATSLSLSEARDRRRSNGEGGEKEKWSHRLEKLRLSRSPPPVLSSAPTSAVVSPSSGLPPSSSSATTRKTGRLVREGGVSVSSSMPDEFAGSHGGFPGFSFGLLHHGTQEHNNAGTGLNNTSSTANAAQTAAVQPLVPGGTVGWRGGRWHKCRLVLRERDKEGERGEEYYLEFFIPPKSSKPRLTIPCCSIVDVRSTTALEVPDKENTFLLQLEGQVQYVIETRDAVQMRAWLSDIRNGICISEQEDIEAVCGGPMDISGMPEFSDRLSQVCYGGVGGSSPLMDPLPPELPPRAPLDESDGRVGGAGLGTPFAETPDATGSFLFSDVAEAVEHPLSECQWFHGTLSRLKAAQLVLAGGTASHGVFLVRQSETRRGEYVLTFNFQGKAKHLRLSLNEDGQCRVQHLWFQSIFDMLEHFRVHPIPLESGGASDVTLISFVGATAVRQPDLTSRPRSPPQPPPPPLPPGRPPPPTPPQERGNETELGGGGGGTAATAGGGEGAEDWEEREAPLRQLEGVEGEEREGGRARAIDNQYSFF; from the exons ATGAACGGCTCTCTTTTAACCCCACCTAGCCCGCGGGTAGCCAACTCCTCCCCGCTGCCCCTTTCACCCTCCCCTTCTCcgtcccctccatccccctccctgtTGCCCATGTTCCCTCGGCCACCCCCCCTGCCCCCTCCCTTGGCCCAGCCTCACCCCTCCTCGCTGTCGGacacccccacaccctccccctgcCTGAGCTGGACGGAGTTCTGTGAGCTGCATGCCCGCATGGCGGCGGGGGACTTTGCCCGCCACTTCCGGGCGTTCCTCCTGGAGAACCCTCACTACTCCCCCGACTCTGCTGCCGCCTTCTGTCGCCGCTTCACTGACCGCTTTGTCCGACATTTCCAGAGCGAACTGGAGGGGGTGGCCGGGCGC GGTACAGCCCCTGGGATGGAGGCGGGGAGCTGGGCCCCCCAATCAGACGCCACCTCCCTGGAAGAGGAGGcggtctctccccctcctgccaCCGAGGGAGCCTCCTACCACCCCTGTGCCCCAGCCAACCCGGTGAGAGCCCTGCCCAAGCCTGCCTCCACACGACTGGTGTTGGAAACCAGAAGTGGGGACCAATTTCAAGACTCCTATGCTGTCACAACggtcctccccccatcctcctcctcctcctgttcctcctcagtgGGAGGAGGAAACAACGGCAGGCGGGAAGAGAGGGGTGCCCCAGTTACTGTTAAACACTTCACTGGCGTCGGCCCAGGAAATGGAGAAACGACAGCCGAGGAAGAGGACAGCTGGGCGGGCGTAACggtcatggaggaggaggtggagccagatgagggggaggaggagctgGAAGTTTGCTTGGACAATGAAGACCCCTCCCATATGCCCCAAACGCCTGCCTCCCCTTGCTCCGACACAACTCCTCCCCGCTCCAAGGGTAATGGCACCCCGGCCTCGGCAGGAAGCCAGTCCAAAACCAAACTGAAGAAGCGCTTCTCTCTGCGGAGTGTTGGGCGCAGCGTGCGGGGCAGTGTCCGGGGCATCCTGCACTGGCGCAGCTCGTCCAGCGACTCCCCCCAGagctcctcccagctgccctccAGCTACAGCTACACAATGGGGGTCCAGGACGCTTGCACCGGCTCTTCCTCCAAGAGAAACTCTGGCACTCAGCCCCCTACACCCACCTCTTCcatgcctgtctccctctccctgcccctctccctcccccactcctcctcctcctccctgcccccGTCTTCCTCCAGCAGTGCCACCTCCCTCTCGCTATCGGAGGCACGGGACCGCCGGCGGAGCAATggcgaggggggagagaaggagaagtggaGCCACCGGCTGGAGAAGCTGCGTCTGTCTCGCTCCCCGCCCCCCGTTCTCTCTTCGGCACCCACTTCGGCCGTGGTGTCACCTTCTTCCGGCCTgccccccagcagcagcagcgccaCCACGAGGAAGACGGGCCggctggtgagggagggaggagttagCGTCAGCTCCTCCATGCCAGATGAGTTTGCCGGGAGCCACGGTGGTTTCCCTGGCTTTTCCTTTGGCCTGCTGCACCACGGCACACAAGAACACAACAACGCTGGTACTGGCTTAAACAACACCTCGTCCACCGCTAACGCCGCTCAGACAGCTGCAGTGCAGCCTCTCGTCCCTGGGGGCACTGTGGGCTGGAGGGGTGGTCGGTGGCACAAGTGCCGACTGGTCCTGAGGGAGAGGGACAAGGAGGGGGAGCGCGGCGAGGAGTACTATCTGGAGTTCTTCATCCCGCCTAAA TCCTCCAAGCCCAGGCTGACTATCCCATGCTGCTCTATTGTGGATGTGAGGAGCACCACAGCCCTGGAGGTGCCTGACAAGGAGAACACCTTCCTCCTGCAG ttGGAGGGACAGGTGCAGTATGTGATTGAGACGCGAGACGCTGTGCAGATGAGAGCTTGGTTGAGTGACATCAGGAACGGTATATGTATCAG TGAACAGGAGGACATAGAAGCTGTGTGTGGGGGACCCATGGACATCAGTGGAATGCCAGAATTCAGTGACCGCCTCTCTCAAG TGTGTTATGGAGGTGTGGGCGGCTCCTCCCCGCTGATGGACCCTCTCCCCCCAGAACTACCGCCCCGCGCTCCTCTGGACGAATCAGACGGACGCGTGGGTGGAGCCGGCCTGGGCACACCATTTGCGGAGACGCCAGATGCCACAG gtTCCTTCCTGTTCTCAGATGTGGCGGAGGCGGTGGAGCACCCTCTGAGCGAGTGCCAGTGGTTCCACGGGACGTTGTCGCGCCTGAAGGCGGCCCAGCTTGTGCTGGCAGGGGGGACGGCCAGCCACGGCGTCTTCCTTGTGCGCCAGAGCGAGACACGCCGCGGGGAGTACGTCCTCACCTTCAACTTCCAGGGCAAGGCCAAG CACCTGCGTTTGTCTCTGAACGAGGACGGCCAGTGCCGGGTGCAGCACCTGTGGTTCCAGTCCATATTCGACATGCTGGAGCACTTCCGCGTGCACCCAATCCCCCTGGAGTCTGGGGGTGCCTCGGACGTCACTCTCATCAGCTTTGTGGGTGCCACCGCCGTCCGGCAGCCAG